In the genome of Christensenella timonensis, one region contains:
- a CDS encoding substrate-binding domain-containing protein, with translation MKRSKVIAMVVVVVMLVSLLAGCGTPTAEEKTDAGAETAAATQEVQEGAQATGTPTESEAAEASGSSDKILAEVIDTDMSVLKGKKIGCAQRITTIAWQIAQMDSLTSAAEKYGVEFIYTDADNDQSKQISDVEDLCAQGIDALLYPAVEYEAGAAALEIAAKYDVPVFLMGQNCEKTDDQYVAAALTDFELDGGLCGQWIVENMDSAKIVEIQGQLGTDTEIGREKGFGEAIAAGGENYEIIVQQSGNFMMDDAQQAMDNIIQSYSGKFDTVFCHNDEMALGVLAALKAAGLEGKITVVAIDGQKAAVQEIINGNITAIATCETRIGDLMFSMVAAYMNGEDQPKVTSIPSEIIDKNNAEEAMTNGMAF, from the coding sequence ATGAAAAGATCTAAGGTAATTGCAATGGTGGTTGTAGTCGTAATGCTGGTATCGCTTCTGGCGGGCTGTGGTACGCCTACGGCAGAGGAAAAGACGGATGCTGGAGCAGAAACGGCTGCAGCGACGCAGGAGGTACAGGAGGGAGCACAAGCAACGGGAACGCCGACAGAAAGTGAAGCGGCAGAAGCCTCAGGTTCATCGGATAAGATCCTGGCTGAAGTGATCGACACTGATATGAGCGTACTGAAAGGTAAAAAGATAGGCTGCGCACAGAGGATCACAACGATTGCATGGCAGATTGCGCAAATGGACAGCCTGACATCCGCTGCAGAAAAATATGGTGTAGAGTTCATATATACAGACGCCGATAACGACCAGTCAAAACAGATATCCGATGTGGAGGATCTATGTGCCCAAGGCATAGATGCCTTGCTTTACCCTGCTGTGGAATATGAAGCCGGCGCGGCAGCTCTTGAAATTGCGGCGAAATATGATGTGCCGGTGTTTTTAATGGGGCAAAATTGCGAAAAAACTGACGATCAATATGTAGCGGCAGCCCTGACGGATTTTGAGCTTGACGGGGGACTTTGCGGACAATGGATCGTAGAGAATATGGATAGCGCTAAAATTGTAGAAATACAGGGACAACTGGGAACAGATACTGAAATAGGAAGAGAAAAAGGATTTGGAGAAGCCATTGCGGCCGGAGGGGAAAATTATGAAATCATTGTACAGCAATCCGGGAATTTCATGATGGATGATGCACAACAGGCAATGGACAATATTATCCAATCCTACAGTGGAAAGTTTGACACTGTGTTTTGTCATAATGATGAGATGGCTCTAGGCGTTTTGGCGGCCCTGAAAGCAGCGGGACTGGAAGGTAAGATCACGGTAGTGGCAATAGACGGACAGAAAGCGGCAGTACAAGAAATTATCAATGGTAATATAACAGCGATAGCCACTTGCGAAACCCGTATAGGCGATCTGATGTTTTCTATGGTGGCAGCTTATATGAACGGTGAGGATCAGCCTAAAGTGACGAGTATCCCATCTGAAATAATCGATAAGAATAATGCGGAAGAAGCGATGACAAACGGAATGGCGTTCTGA
- a CDS encoding ABC transporter permease → METNRIKGYIKEYSTLIALIVIIIVASFAFENFCSLNNFSNLFKQASMIGVMAIGGSFVILTGGIDLSVGSQCGFASVIAGYIGAATGNAALMVIGAIITCAAWGALNGFCITKLRVQPFIVTLAMMSGISGVGLLITEGGNSVSIVLESFRAIGIESVVFIPIPAIIMICAFILAALAAKYTVFGRNCYAIGGNEDAAVMKGIPVDKTKFFTYVLSGACAGLAGVILAARTYSGNILLGEGYEMDVIASVVLGGTLLSGGRGKVLNSMWGALIITIIGNIINLNKDIPYQWEGCVTGGVLLIILIIQSRMTKSEKQLCC, encoded by the coding sequence ATGGAAACGAATCGTATCAAGGGCTACATAAAAGAATATTCGACGCTGATAGCGTTGATTGTAATAATCATAGTCGCTTCTTTTGCTTTTGAGAACTTCTGTTCCTTAAATAATTTCAGTAATTTGTTTAAGCAGGCAAGCATGATTGGGGTCATGGCAATAGGCGGTTCCTTTGTTATTTTGACAGGCGGAATCGATTTATCCGTGGGATCGCAATGTGGCTTTGCATCGGTGATAGCCGGTTACATTGGGGCTGCAACAGGCAATGCGGCATTGATGGTTATAGGAGCCATAATTACGTGCGCGGCATGGGGTGCATTAAATGGATTTTGTATCACTAAACTTCGCGTTCAACCTTTTATTGTTACACTGGCAATGATGTCGGGTATTAGCGGCGTGGGACTTCTTATTACAGAAGGCGGAAATTCCGTTAGTATTGTGCTCGAAAGCTTCCGGGCAATCGGGATCGAGTCGGTAGTCTTTATCCCGATTCCTGCGATCATAATGATTTGTGCGTTTATACTGGCCGCATTGGCAGCTAAATATACTGTGTTCGGCAGAAACTGCTATGCAATTGGCGGCAATGAAGATGCGGCGGTCATGAAAGGTATTCCCGTCGATAAGACAAAGTTTTTTACTTATGTACTTAGCGGTGCGTGTGCGGGACTTGCAGGGGTGATTCTGGCGGCAAGGACTTATTCCGGAAATATTTTGCTGGGAGAAGGATACGAAATGGACGTTATTGCCTCTGTTGTATTGGGCGGCACATTGCTGAGCGGAGGCAGGGGGAAAGTCCTCAACTCCATGTGGGGAGCGCTCATCATCACAATTATAGGAAATATCATTAATCTGAATAAGGATATTCCCTATCAATGGGAAGGATGCGTTACGGGAGGAGTGCTGCTCATTATTCTTATTATCCAATCAAGGATGACAAAATCGGAAAAACAGCTGTGCTGCTAG
- a CDS encoding sugar ABC transporter ATP-binding protein, which yields MHEEKPILLDMRGICKSFIGVNALKGVDLVVREGEIHALEGENGAGKSVLIKILTGVYTKDAGTIIYQGEEVDFTVPAQAQNVGIHTIYQELNTIPYLSIAENMFLGNEIRNKNGLIDWEATYSKSEEILKSFNLNIDVKQPINMLSAAMQQMVSIAAAVSKDAKLVIMDEATSSLDEKEVALLMNIVEQLKKKNVAVIFITHRLNEVYEICEKVTIIKDGEFMGRYDVAQLDKLSLISKMIGRDASTIMDYRKEYDYDVENNEAICEFRKVEDGKRLNGVSFALKKGEVLGLAGLLGSGRTEIANTLFGNHRITHGDIRLKGKHVKIKHVKDALKNKMVLCPEERKRDAVFPDMSIKDNITMTILKEISRFGFIDLKRQEKIAQKYIERLKVKTPNTKQRIKFLSGGNQQKCIIARGLVSDPEIVILDEPTRGIDVGAKMEIELLVSDIAKKGISVIMISSILEELARDCDRVVIIREGKEVGELLREDITEEKIIHRISEAYS from the coding sequence ATGCATGAAGAAAAACCTATCTTGCTGGATATGCGGGGGATCTGCAAATCTTTTATTGGTGTCAATGCATTAAAAGGAGTCGATCTTGTAGTACGGGAAGGCGAAATACATGCGCTGGAAGGCGAAAACGGAGCAGGAAAGTCTGTCTTGATAAAAATTTTGACAGGCGTATACACCAAGGACGCCGGAACAATCATTTATCAAGGTGAAGAAGTTGATTTTACTGTTCCCGCGCAGGCGCAGAATGTGGGAATCCATACGATTTACCAAGAATTGAATACGATCCCCTATTTGAGTATTGCAGAGAATATGTTTTTAGGAAATGAGATAAGAAACAAAAATGGACTGATCGATTGGGAAGCAACTTATTCAAAATCGGAGGAAATATTAAAAAGTTTTAACCTGAATATAGATGTAAAACAGCCGATCAATATGTTATCGGCAGCAATGCAACAGATGGTTTCCATTGCGGCTGCGGTGTCGAAAGATGCAAAACTGGTCATTATGGATGAGGCGACTTCTTCATTAGATGAAAAAGAAGTTGCACTGCTTATGAATATCGTTGAACAACTCAAAAAGAAAAATGTTGCCGTGATCTTCATTACACACCGCCTGAATGAAGTATATGAAATATGCGAGAAAGTTACGATTATAAAGGATGGGGAATTCATGGGACGGTATGATGTAGCTCAGCTGGACAAACTGAGTTTGATTTCTAAAATGATCGGACGGGATGCATCTACCATCATGGATTACAGGAAAGAATATGATTATGATGTCGAAAATAATGAAGCAATATGCGAATTTAGAAAAGTGGAAGATGGAAAGCGCCTAAACGGAGTGAGCTTTGCCCTTAAAAAAGGGGAAGTGTTGGGGCTAGCGGGGCTTCTGGGATCGGGAAGAACTGAAATCGCCAATACCTTGTTTGGAAATCACAGGATTACACACGGTGATATCAGGCTAAAAGGGAAACATGTAAAGATTAAGCATGTCAAAGATGCTTTGAAAAATAAAATGGTCTTGTGCCCGGAGGAGCGAAAGCGGGACGCAGTTTTTCCGGATATGTCTATCAAGGATAATATTACGATGACGATCCTGAAAGAAATCAGCCGGTTCGGATTCATAGATTTAAAGAGGCAAGAAAAAATTGCGCAAAAGTATATAGAACGATTAAAAGTTAAAACGCCAAATACCAAGCAAAGGATAAAATTTTTGAGCGGCGGGAACCAACAAAAGTGTATTATCGCAAGGGGACTTGTATCTGATCCTGAAATCGTGATCCTTGACGAACCGACACGGGGAATCGACGTAGGCGCAAAGATGGAGATAGAATTATTAGTCAGCGATATCGCAAAAAAGGGAATCAGCGTAATCATGATATCGTCAATCCTGGAGGAACTGGCCCGCGATTGCGACCGTGTGGTTATCATACGTGAAGGAAAAGAAGTAGGGGAATTGTTGCGCGAAGATATTACGGAAGAAAAGATCATCCATAGGATATCCGAAGCATATTCGTAA
- a CDS encoding ABC transporter permease, whose translation MNQFDTELQKIQERSNKALKRREFVTKYGALLVFGVLMLVNVCITPNFVEMSTIWNIIIQSTPALFVAMGMTFVIAIGGIDISVGSTMALCATTTTLMMLHGYPVLGSVLVGILIGLVVGLVIGVLTIQLKIQPMVLTLAMMIILRSISRIICDVRSVQVTDEGFISLSLTKFGEVPIQLVYVILIVIIFYVVAEFTVFGKSIEAIGNNAIAAKLSGIRSNMMSILAYVILGLLSVAAAMLSVSRSMNCNPSTFGSGMELDAIAAVVIGGTSMSGGKPRILGSMIGCFIMTLITMTVNMNGIDTSYSMLLKALIIIIAVYMQSDKSMKKKKIKAHKAMARGGQ comes from the coding sequence ATGAATCAATTCGATACAGAACTTCAGAAAATACAAGAACGCAGCAACAAGGCCCTAAAACGCAGGGAATTTGTTACCAAATATGGTGCGCTGCTCGTCTTTGGGGTGTTGATGCTAGTGAATGTCTGCATAACGCCTAATTTTGTAGAGATGTCGACAATTTGGAATATTATCATACAATCTACGCCGGCATTGTTTGTTGCAATGGGCATGACGTTTGTGATAGCAATCGGAGGGATCGATATCAGCGTTGGATCCACAATGGCTTTATGTGCTACTACCACTACGCTGATGATGTTGCATGGCTATCCTGTTTTGGGAAGCGTACTGGTAGGAATACTAATAGGGCTGGTCGTGGGACTGGTTATAGGGGTTTTGACCATACAGCTGAAAATACAGCCGATGGTATTGACATTAGCTATGATGATTATATTAAGAAGTATTTCGCGTATTATCTGCGATGTGAGAAGTGTGCAGGTGACAGATGAGGGGTTTATATCCTTATCATTGACTAAGTTTGGCGAAGTTCCGATTCAGCTGGTCTATGTAATTTTGATTGTAATTATTTTCTATGTTGTAGCTGAGTTTACTGTATTCGGAAAATCAATAGAAGCAATCGGTAACAATGCAATCGCGGCAAAACTTTCGGGAATCCGTTCCAATATGATGTCGATTCTGGCATATGTGATATTGGGGCTTCTTTCCGTCGCTGCGGCAATGCTTTCGGTTTCCAGGTCTATGAATTGCAATCCAAGTACATTTGGATCAGGGATGGAGCTGGATGCAATTGCGGCCGTAGTAATCGGTGGTACGTCTATGTCCGGAGGAAAGCCCAGAATTTTAGGAAGCATGATAGGGTGCTTTATTATGACGTTGATTACTATGACGGTAAACATGAATGGGATCGATACCTCGTATTCAATGTTACTGAAGGCATTGATCATTATAATTGCAGTTTATATGCAGTCAGATAAAAGCATGAAGAAAAAGAAAATAAAGGCTCACAAGGCTATGGCAAGAGGGGGTCAATAA
- a CDS encoding ATP-binding cassette domain-containing protein, translating into MKKERIRVDSITKNVNGDILLHNISFKVFQGEVLAVVGVNGAGKTLIVNIISGCDSASSGRIYFNEMLLNSLNHDFLHKSVFVANDTNMLVDELSIAENIFLGALGFHFVNVKKLNSKAQLILDYIDCHISPNKKVSQLNAKEKAMVQLAGVFASGVELFIVDEPSFICTHLDFAYIKMIIQKLKSRNISVMYITHNIKEALELSDRILVMHNGTSLGEFSASQNNIGALIHSIANPATFNPNNTLSSSENNRLIVQNLSGHFVSDISFSVKRGEIFGIYDPVGLYKTEVLDMIFGYSKNCSGTIIKDGHIILNRSTYHAIKNGFSYLSDLSSYPSLIPDMSVEDNISLPSMKKIKKMGFLNRKKKAVFAKTLLKVAGSSVNTNLSIQQLNTGELQKIQFSKCLSTAPDILLLDNPTNHYDVANNMDFFSILESLTKRGLSIVFASSSLKDISSICNRCLYLDHGKATYIPLQNC; encoded by the coding sequence ATGAAAAAAGAGAGAATAAGAGTCGATTCCATTACCAAAAATGTCAATGGAGATATTTTACTCCATAACATTAGCTTTAAAGTTTTTCAGGGAGAAGTCCTCGCTGTTGTCGGTGTAAACGGTGCGGGGAAAACTCTTATAGTAAATATTATCTCTGGGTGTGATAGCGCATCTTCCGGCCGAATATATTTTAATGAAATGCTTTTAAATAGCCTTAACCATGATTTTTTACACAAATCGGTTTTTGTCGCCAACGACACGAATATGCTCGTAGATGAATTAAGCATTGCCGAAAATATCTTCCTTGGTGCTCTTGGGTTTCACTTCGTCAACGTAAAAAAACTCAACAGTAAAGCACAATTGATCTTGGATTATATCGATTGCCATATCAGCCCCAATAAAAAGGTATCCCAATTAAATGCCAAAGAAAAAGCCATGGTCCAGTTGGCCGGCGTATTTGCAAGCGGCGTAGAACTTTTTATTGTTGATGAACCCTCCTTTATCTGTACTCACCTGGATTTTGCTTATATCAAAATGATCATACAAAAACTGAAAAGTAGGAATATTTCCGTCATGTATATCACCCATAATATAAAAGAAGCATTGGAGTTATCCGATCGTATATTAGTCATGCACAACGGTACCTCGCTAGGGGAATTTTCCGCTTCGCAAAATAATATTGGAGCATTGATCCATTCCATTGCCAACCCCGCCACATTCAATCCAAATAATACTTTATCCTCCTCAGAAAACAATCGCCTTATCGTCCAGAATCTGTCCGGGCATTTTGTTTCGGATATTAGTTTCTCCGTAAAAAGAGGAGAAATATTTGGCATCTATGATCCTGTGGGATTATATAAAACCGAAGTTTTAGATATGATTTTCGGATATTCCAAGAATTGTTCCGGGACGATCATAAAAGATGGTCACATAATCTTAAATCGCTCGACCTACCATGCCATAAAAAATGGTTTTTCGTATCTTTCCGATCTCTCAAGTTACCCAAGTTTGATTCCAGATATGTCAGTAGAAGATAATATTTCTTTACCATCCATGAAAAAAATCAAAAAAATGGGTTTTCTGAACCGCAAAAAAAAGGCTGTTTTTGCTAAGACATTATTGAAAGTCGCTGGTTCCTCTGTGAACACCAACCTATCCATTCAGCAGCTCAACACCGGCGAACTACAAAAAATACAATTTTCAAAATGCTTATCTACTGCGCCGGATATATTACTATTGGATAATCCTACCAATCATTACGATGTGGCTAACAATATGGATTTCTTTTCTATTTTGGAAAGCCTCACCAAAAGGGGCCTTTCCATTGTTTTTGCCTCATCTTCGTTGAAAGATATTTCTTCCATATGTAACCGTTGCCTTTATTTAGACCACGGCAAAGCCACCTATATTCCGTTGCAAAACTGTTAA
- a CDS encoding IS3 family transposase (programmed frameshift): protein MAANNFKKYDDDFKKSLVSLFQNGKTQTQLCKEYGVSQSALGKWIKQYSTVQVDDGEVLTAKQVKELQKRNAQLEEENLILKKANCHIHASLKQRLDAVHRLRFQHRIQTLCRVLNVNRSTYYKHFYSPPAPRVSLNQDLRRLILTIYADYDKRLGAYKIHHVLQRDYGVRISVGRVYRLMRSMHLPKMSTAHPRHYFCRSDDSLCPDRLRQSFTQNAPNLVWVSDITYLRAGGKWYYLCVVIDLFSRKVIAWHLSSKQDVDLTITAFRKAYAARSAPKGLMFHSDRGTQYTAFAFRSLLDSLNIVQSFSKKGYPFDNAVCESFFKYLKKEEANRRSYSSFHDLKLAIFSYIEAFYNAKRPHSSLGYLTPDEADARFP, encoded by the exons ATGGCTGCAAATAACTTCAAAAAATACGATGATGATTTTAAAAAGTCTCTCGTATCTCTTTTCCAAAATGGCAAAACACAGACCCAACTCTGTAAAGAGTACGGCGTTTCTCAATCCGCCCTTGGCAAGTGGATCAAGCAGTATTCTACCGTTCAGGTCGACGACGGTGAAGTCCTTACTGCCAAACAGGTTAAGGAACTCCAAAAACGGAATGCACAGCTCGAAGAAGAAAACCTTATCCTAAAAAAAGCGA ATTGCCATATTCACGCCTCACTCAAACAACGATTAGACGCTGTCCACAGGCTCCGTTTTCAGCACCGTATTCAAACGCTTTGCCGTGTCCTGAATGTCAATAGAAGCACTTACTACAAGCATTTTTATTCTCCTCCCGCTCCCCGTGTTTCTCTTAATCAGGATCTTCGACGCCTTATCCTTACTATTTATGCTGATTATGACAAACGCCTTGGCGCCTATAAAATCCACCATGTCCTCCAGCGTGACTATGGCGTCCGCATCAGCGTTGGACGAGTGTACCGCCTGATGCGCTCTATGCATTTACCAAAAATGTCTACTGCTCACCCCAGACATTATTTCTGTCGTTCCGATGACAGCCTTTGTCCCGACCGTCTCCGCCAAAGCTTTACTCAAAATGCCCCTAATCTTGTTTGGGTGAGTGATATTACTTATCTGCGGGCTGGCGGAAAATGGTATTATCTTTGCGTTGTCATTGACCTTTTTTCCCGCAAGGTCATTGCTTGGCACCTGTCTTCCAAACAGGATGTGGACCTTACGATCACTGCTTTCCGTAAAGCTTATGCCGCCCGCAGCGCTCCCAAGGGTCTGATGTTTCACTCTGACCGTGGAACTCAATATACCGCTTTTGCTTTCCGTAGTCTTTTGGACTCCCTTAATATTGTTCAGTCTTTTTCCAAGAAAGGATATCCGTTTGACAATGCTGTATGTGAATCTTTTTTCAAATATCTGAAAAAGGAAGAAGCTAACCGTAGAAGCTACTCTTCTTTTCACGATTTAAAGTTGGCTATTTTTTCCTATATTGAAGCCTTCTACAATGCCAAACGTCCCCATTCTTCTCTTGGTTATTTGACTCCCGATGAAGCTGATGCTCGTTTCCCCTAA